The Streptomyces cynarae genome contains a region encoding:
- a CDS encoding MFS transporter, producing MDRMRDTSGNPRNPSAHRAWWVATVTGAAIVVAGAFSTMPGILQEPLHDEFAWSRGSIGLAASVNMVLYGLTAPYAAALMDRFGVRRVVVAALAAVAAGALLTTAMKAAWQFTLCWGFLVGLGTGSLSMTLGTTVTNRWFARHRGLVTGVLSSGSVLGQMVFLPALSWTIDHHGRRPALVTLALAALAVTPLVYLVVRDHPADLGQRPYGSGRSVQRPTPAPGAARRTLTALRSASRSIPFWLLAAAFAICGASTNGIMWTHFAPAAHDHGMPVTTASTLLAFIGVFNVMGTVVSGWLTDRSDARRLLATCFFLRGLLLVSLPLIMTATVDPPMMAFVVLFGLLDLATVPPVIALCRAFYGDDSAIVFGWVNAAHQVGAASASFLGGAARDAFGSYDPVWLSLGAACAAAALLSLVIRASTPERPGLPQEQAGAGAVTDP from the coding sequence ATGGACCGCATGCGAGACACGAGCGGCAATCCCCGAAACCCCTCGGCCCACCGTGCCTGGTGGGTCGCCACCGTCACCGGAGCAGCCATCGTCGTGGCCGGCGCGTTCTCCACCATGCCCGGCATCCTGCAGGAGCCCCTGCACGACGAGTTCGCCTGGTCGCGCGGATCCATCGGCCTCGCCGCCTCGGTCAACATGGTCCTCTACGGACTCACGGCCCCCTATGCGGCGGCCCTGATGGACCGTTTCGGCGTGCGCCGGGTCGTCGTCGCCGCGCTCGCCGCCGTCGCCGCGGGCGCCCTGCTCACCACCGCGATGAAGGCCGCGTGGCAGTTCACGCTCTGCTGGGGGTTCCTCGTCGGCCTGGGCACCGGTTCGCTGTCGATGACGCTCGGCACCACCGTGACGAACCGCTGGTTCGCCCGTCACCGGGGCTTGGTCACCGGAGTCCTCTCCTCGGGCAGCGTCCTCGGGCAGATGGTCTTCCTGCCCGCTCTGTCATGGACCATCGACCACCACGGCCGGCGCCCCGCCCTCGTCACCCTCGCCCTGGCTGCCCTCGCCGTCACTCCCCTGGTGTACCTGGTGGTGCGCGACCACCCCGCCGACCTCGGCCAACGCCCCTACGGCAGCGGGAGGTCCGTGCAGCGTCCGACCCCGGCGCCCGGTGCCGCGCGCCGCACCCTGACGGCTCTGCGCAGCGCCTCGCGGAGCATCCCCTTCTGGTTGCTCGCGGCGGCGTTCGCCATCTGCGGGGCGTCCACCAACGGCATCATGTGGACCCACTTCGCGCCGGCCGCCCACGACCACGGGATGCCGGTCACCACCGCCTCGACGCTCCTGGCGTTCATCGGCGTCTTCAACGTGATGGGCACCGTCGTCTCCGGCTGGCTCACCGACCGCAGCGACGCGCGCCGACTCCTCGCCACCTGCTTCTTCCTGCGCGGCCTGCTCCTGGTGAGCCTGCCGCTGATCATGACGGCCACGGTCGACCCGCCGATGATGGCCTTCGTCGTCCTCTTCGGCCTGCTCGATCTGGCGACGGTCCCCCCGGTCATCGCCCTGTGCCGCGCCTTCTACGGCGACGACAGTGCCATCGTCTTCGGCTGGGTCAACGCCGCCCACCAGGTCGGCGCGGCGTCGGCCTCCTTCCTCGGCGGGGCGGCCCGCGACGCGTTCGGCAGTTACGACCCCGTCTGGCTGAGCCTGGGCGCCGCCTGCGCGGCCGCCGCGCTGCTGTCCCTGGTCATCCGCGCGAGCACGCCGGAACGCCCCGGTCTGCCGCAGGAACAGGCCGGTGCCGGCGCCGTCACCGACCCATGA
- a CDS encoding ThuA domain-containing protein gives MGDHVRFTSHQRPGLLRGLSTKRTTSRLWAGSLTAGVLAAGLLTAPAADARPAPEPHLTTMSIKSPPGGANVRVLLFHGSAAAGDESPVVNAGIEAIEQIGLSGPANQRFKVEATDDAAVFTQATRLGRYNAIVFLTGGGDVLDPEQEAGLEAYMEAGGGFVGIHDAARAEPYSDWFTGLIGARPAAAGPANVQRATVEVGDRRHPAGKDLPPEWKRPDQWPNWVKSPSGEVHTVARVRESTYQPGASRNGWDHPISWCRDYDGGRSFYTGMGGTVSSYDETDFRTHLRGALLWTTRLVQADCKATITANYKAERLTQPNQPGQNDQIGEPHGLVTAPDGRVFYIGRGGADASRPVITDWNNPDVGKGKGQVHIYDPKTGKVTLAGELTVFGNKGGGDELTKVEEGLLGIELDPKFEQNGWVYLHYTPHSRINRDTHMAERRVSRFTLDPATDKLDLGSEKVLLKWPVQIHSCCHAGGGMAWDSKGNLYIATGDNNSSGFSGGYSGNNPQPAYKGVSFADARRTAGNTNNLNGKILRIHPESDGTYTIPEGNLFTGEETDEGGGKTRGEIYVMGVRNPARIFVDKSTDILYAGWVGPDAGQPSPTWGPAKYDTFAVITKAGNRGWPYCMGDKQPYRDRNLPDPSQPLGWYDCDHPKNESPNNDGLVNLPPVTGNNIWYSPQGGAPDYPRDANGVPSYKQEEATYRLPWLKGGGQAAMNGPVYRYDATNASEKKWPAYWDGKWFVGDFYDADQPRNAVLMDPRTQGDGGLPVHSESLKKIVPTGNDGIKNLMDWKFGPDGALYVLDYGRGFFTSDSKSALWRITYTGGGPTPAADQLARRTE, from the coding sequence ATGGGTGACCACGTGCGCTTCACATCGCATCAAAGGCCCGGACTCTTACGCGGGTTGAGCACGAAGAGGACCACGAGCCGCCTCTGGGCGGGCTCCCTGACGGCCGGCGTCCTCGCCGCCGGCCTGCTGACGGCCCCCGCCGCCGACGCGCGTCCGGCCCCGGAGCCACACCTGACAACGATGTCGATCAAGTCGCCGCCGGGCGGCGCCAACGTGAGGGTGCTGCTCTTCCACGGATCCGCCGCGGCCGGGGACGAGTCCCCGGTCGTGAACGCCGGGATCGAGGCCATCGAACAGATCGGGCTGTCCGGCCCGGCGAACCAACGCTTCAAGGTCGAGGCCACGGACGACGCCGCGGTGTTCACCCAGGCGACCAGGCTGGGCCGTTACAACGCGATCGTGTTCCTGACCGGCGGCGGTGACGTCCTCGACCCCGAGCAGGAGGCCGGTCTCGAGGCGTACATGGAGGCCGGGGGCGGCTTCGTCGGCATCCACGACGCGGCCCGCGCGGAGCCGTACTCGGACTGGTTCACCGGTCTCATAGGTGCCCGCCCGGCCGCCGCCGGCCCGGCGAACGTCCAGCGGGCGACCGTCGAGGTCGGTGACCGGCGGCATCCGGCCGGCAAGGACCTGCCGCCCGAGTGGAAGCGGCCCGACCAGTGGCCGAACTGGGTGAAGAGCCCGTCCGGCGAGGTGCACACCGTGGCACGGGTGCGGGAGTCGACCTACCAGCCGGGGGCGAGCCGCAACGGCTGGGACCATCCGATCAGCTGGTGCCGGGACTACGACGGCGGACGCTCGTTCTACACCGGCATGGGCGGCACGGTGTCGTCCTACGACGAGACCGACTTCCGCACCCATCTGCGCGGCGCGCTGCTGTGGACGACCCGCCTGGTACAGGCCGACTGCAAGGCGACCATCACCGCGAACTACAAGGCGGAGCGCCTCACCCAGCCCAACCAGCCCGGGCAGAACGACCAGATCGGCGAGCCGCACGGCCTGGTCACCGCACCCGACGGCCGTGTGTTCTACATCGGCCGGGGAGGTGCCGACGCCTCCCGGCCCGTGATCACCGACTGGAACAACCCCGACGTCGGCAAGGGAAAGGGGCAGGTCCACATCTACGACCCGAAGACCGGAAAGGTCACGCTCGCGGGTGAGTTGACGGTCTTCGGCAACAAGGGCGGCGGCGACGAGCTGACCAAGGTCGAGGAGGGCCTGCTCGGCATCGAGCTCGACCCGAAGTTCGAGCAGAACGGCTGGGTGTATCTGCACTACACACCCCACTCGCGGATCAACCGCGACACGCACATGGCCGAGCGGCGCGTCTCCCGCTTCACACTGGATCCCGCCACCGACAAACTCGACCTGGGCAGCGAGAAGGTGCTGCTCAAGTGGCCGGTACAGATCCACAGTTGCTGCCACGCGGGCGGCGGGATGGCCTGGGACTCCAAGGGCAACCTGTACATCGCCACGGGAGACAACAACTCCAGCGGATTCAGCGGCGGTTACTCGGGCAACAACCCCCAGCCCGCCTACAAGGGAGTCTCCTTCGCGGACGCACGCCGTACCGCCGGCAACACCAACAACCTCAACGGCAAGATCCTGCGCATCCACCCGGAGTCCGACGGGACGTACACGATTCCCGAGGGGAACCTCTTCACCGGCGAGGAGACCGACGAGGGCGGCGGCAAGACGCGCGGCGAGATCTATGTGATGGGCGTGCGGAACCCGGCGCGCATCTTTGTCGACAAGTCGACCGACATCCTCTACGCGGGCTGGGTCGGTCCGGACGCCGGCCAGCCGTCGCCGACCTGGGGGCCGGCCAAGTACGACACGTTCGCGGTGATCACCAAGGCGGGCAACCGGGGCTGGCCGTACTGCATGGGCGACAAACAGCCCTACCGGGACCGCAACCTGCCCGATCCTTCGCAGCCGCTGGGCTGGTACGACTGCGACCACCCGAAGAACGAGTCCCCGAACAACGACGGCCTGGTCAATCTGCCACCCGTCACCGGCAACAACATCTGGTACTCACCGCAGGGCGGTGCACCGGACTACCCGCGCGACGCGAACGGCGTCCCCTCCTACAAGCAGGAGGAGGCCACCTACCGGCTGCCCTGGCTCAAGGGCGGTGGCCAGGCGGCGATGAACGGACCGGTGTACCGGTACGACGCGACGAACGCGAGCGAGAAGAAGTGGCCCGCGTACTGGGACGGCAAGTGGTTCGTCGGTGACTTCTACGACGCCGACCAGCCCCGCAACGCGGTGCTCATGGATCCGAGGACACAGGGGGACGGCGGTCTGCCCGTGCACTCGGAGTCGCTGAAGAAGATCGTGCCGACCGGCAACGACGGCATCAAGAACCTCATGGACTGGAAGTTCGGTCCGGACGGCGCGCTGTACGTCCTCGACTACGGCCGCGGCTTCTTCACCTCGGACTCCAAGTCGGCACTGTGGCGGATCACCTACACCGGCGGCGGACCGACGCCTGCCGCCGACCAGTTGGCGAGGAGGACCGAGTGA
- a CDS encoding OmpL47-type beta-barrel domain-containing protein yields MLGLQTTSAAGQTAGRSEARAAEQVLTWTAGDDITKYASAPTTAQAGPATIVFENSAATGNTTGMPHTLTFVTNDPEYNSDVQLNILANPNDDMGGRHTAQVTLTPGRYFYHCTIPGHGQMQGVLVVTEGGGADTTPPETSAQVTGTRNAQGEYVGSATVAIGATDEGSGVDRIEYAIGDAGAWQPYTAPVVVDQVGGHKVRHRALDKAGNISAEKSVEFSVVAPPSDDTAPPETSATVSGERNADGAYIDMATVTVTASDTGSGVDAIEYAVASGAWQPYTGPVMVHQLGTHTVRYRATDKAGNVSAEKSVEFTVVAAPPQDTTPPVTGVTVEGTKNSDGAYVGSAKVTVSATDAGGSGVASVEYSLDGGPYLAYTAPVVVDRVGAHTIAYRASDKAGNTSEPRTVSLTVVAGGGVPAPDCPEYDDRLTVIVGTVDSGVPNRVTNNRCRINELIEDEKEWTSHTLFLKHVRTVLDGLLDEGVIDKREYNAIQRAARQSGIGTPGQTEGYRKIFDGTAESFAKWEQVGGGSFALNADGSITSGTGESGLGMLWFPQRKYGDFSLKLQWRDDAPGTGNANSGVFVRFPWVHDHPEEPRPEWVAIKYGHEVQVLDSPTGDMYKTGSIYGFDRVGLAGAGVTQKGTWNDYEIRVVDQHYSVYRNGVLINEFDNTGGQAFYPPRSDDPGTDGRRFASGYIGLQVHSTTDVISYRDIRVKEL; encoded by the coding sequence ATGCTCGGCCTGCAGACGACGTCCGCAGCCGGGCAGACGGCCGGACGGTCCGAGGCCCGGGCCGCCGAGCAGGTGCTGACCTGGACGGCCGGCGACGACATCACGAAGTACGCCTCGGCGCCCACGACGGCGCAGGCAGGACCGGCGACGATCGTCTTCGAGAACAGTGCGGCGACCGGGAACACCACCGGCATGCCGCACACGCTGACGTTCGTGACCAACGACCCCGAGTACAACAGCGACGTCCAGCTCAACATCCTGGCCAACCCGAACGACGACATGGGCGGCCGCCACACGGCGCAGGTCACGCTCACACCCGGCCGGTACTTCTACCACTGCACGATCCCCGGCCACGGACAGATGCAGGGTGTCCTGGTGGTCACCGAGGGCGGAGGCGCGGACACGACACCGCCCGAGACCTCCGCGCAGGTGACCGGCACGCGCAACGCTCAGGGCGAGTACGTCGGCTCGGCGACAGTCGCGATCGGCGCCACCGACGAGGGCAGCGGCGTCGACCGGATCGAGTACGCGATCGGGGACGCGGGCGCCTGGCAGCCGTACACCGCTCCGGTCGTCGTCGACCAGGTCGGCGGCCACAAGGTCCGCCACCGTGCCCTGGACAAGGCGGGCAACATCTCGGCGGAGAAGAGCGTCGAATTCTCCGTCGTCGCGCCGCCTTCCGACGACACGGCGCCTCCGGAGACCTCGGCCACGGTCAGCGGCGAGCGGAACGCCGACGGGGCGTACATCGACATGGCCACCGTCACCGTCACCGCCTCGGACACCGGCTCCGGGGTCGACGCGATCGAGTACGCCGTCGCCTCGGGCGCCTGGCAGCCGTACACCGGTCCCGTGATGGTGCACCAGCTCGGCACCCACACCGTGCGCTACCGCGCCACCGACAAGGCGGGCAACGTCTCCGCCGAGAAGAGCGTGGAGTTCACGGTCGTCGCGGCGCCGCCGCAGGACACCACCCCTCCGGTGACCGGCGTGACCGTCGAGGGCACGAAGAACTCCGACGGAGCCTATGTCGGCAGCGCCAAGGTGACGGTGAGCGCGACGGACGCGGGCGGCTCGGGCGTGGCGAGCGTGGAGTACTCGCTCGACGGCGGGCCCTACCTCGCGTACACCGCGCCCGTGGTGGTCGACCGCGTGGGCGCGCACACCATCGCCTACCGGGCGAGCGACAAGGCGGGCAACACCTCCGAACCGCGGACGGTGAGCCTCACCGTCGTGGCCGGAGGCGGGGTTCCCGCACCCGACTGCCCCGAGTACGACGACCGGTTGACGGTGATCGTCGGCACGGTCGACTCGGGCGTGCCGAACCGGGTCACGAACAACCGGTGCCGGATCAACGAGCTGATCGAGGACGAGAAGGAGTGGACGTCCCACACGCTGTTCCTGAAGCACGTGAGGACCGTCCTGGACGGGCTCCTCGACGAAGGCGTCATCGACAAGCGCGAGTACAACGCGATCCAGCGGGCCGCCCGTCAGTCCGGCATCGGCACGCCGGGGCAGACGGAGGGCTACCGCAAGATCTTCGACGGCACCGCGGAGTCCTTCGCCAAGTGGGAGCAGGTGGGCGGCGGTTCGTTCGCCCTCAACGCCGACGGGTCGATCACCAGCGGCACCGGCGAATCGGGCCTCGGCATGCTCTGGTTCCCGCAGCGCAAGTACGGCGACTTCTCGCTGAAGCTCCAGTGGCGTGACGACGCTCCCGGCACTGGGAACGCCAACTCCGGGGTGTTCGTCCGCTTCCCGTGGGTGCACGACCACCCGGAGGAGCCACGGCCCGAGTGGGTCGCCATCAAGTACGGGCACGAGGTGCAGGTGCTCGACTCGCCCACCGGCGACATGTACAAGACGGGCTCGATCTACGGCTTCGACCGGGTGGGGCTCGCCGGGGCCGGCGTCACGCAGAAGGGCACCTGGAACGACTACGAGATCCGCGTGGTCGACCAGCACTATTCGGTCTACCGCAACGGGGTGCTGATCAACGAGTTCGACAACACCGGCGGCCAGGCCTTCTACCCGCCGCGCTCGGACGATCCGGGCACGGACGGGCGGCGGTTCGCCTCCGGCTACATCGGACTGCAGGTGCACAGCACGACGGATGTGATCTCCTACCGGGACATCCGCGTCAAGGAGCTGTAG
- a CDS encoding GlxA family transcriptional regulator, whose translation MTVTGGAAHRVVVLVRPGLLPMELGIVHRLFGTAEDDRGRPLYSVVTCAPSPGEIPTDADFTVNVPCGPEALEDAGTVIVPAAVEDYEPQLRGRLSDDVRGALEHIPATARLASICTGSFVLAAAGLLAGRRATTHWKSCAELAALYPEIDVDPHVLYTDDRGVLTSAGVAAGIDLCLHMIRGDHGADIANAVARRTVVPPHRDGGQAQYIERPVPEPGDTSTAAARAYALRHLDEPLTLEDLACRAAMSVRTLTRKFRQETGVTPMQWLTQQRLQYARRLLERTDEPVDRVAARTGFGTGTAMRQHFRESLGVSPRAYRNTFRGVE comes from the coding sequence ATGACTGTCACAGGTGGGGCGGCGCACCGGGTGGTGGTACTGGTGCGCCCGGGCTTGTTGCCGATGGAACTGGGCATCGTGCACCGTCTGTTCGGGACGGCCGAGGACGACCGGGGACGGCCGCTGTACTCCGTTGTGACCTGCGCCCCGTCGCCCGGCGAGATCCCAACGGATGCCGACTTCACCGTCAACGTGCCCTGCGGGCCCGAGGCGCTTGAGGACGCCGGCACTGTGATCGTGCCGGCCGCTGTGGAGGACTACGAGCCCCAGCTCCGCGGGCGGTTGAGCGACGACGTGCGCGGGGCTCTGGAGCACATACCCGCGACGGCCCGGCTGGCGTCCATCTGCACCGGGTCGTTCGTGCTGGCGGCGGCGGGGCTGCTGGCGGGACGGCGGGCGACGACGCACTGGAAGTCGTGCGCCGAACTGGCCGCGCTGTACCCGGAGATCGACGTCGATCCCCACGTGCTCTACACGGATGACCGCGGCGTACTGACCTCCGCCGGCGTGGCCGCCGGAATCGACCTGTGTCTGCACATGATCCGTGGCGACCACGGCGCCGACATCGCCAACGCCGTCGCCCGGCGCACGGTGGTACCGCCGCATCGCGACGGCGGACAGGCGCAGTACATCGAGCGGCCCGTCCCTGAGCCGGGGGACACCTCGACCGCCGCGGCTCGGGCCTACGCGCTGCGGCACCTGGACGAACCGCTCACCCTGGAGGACCTGGCCTGCCGGGCGGCGATGAGCGTGCGCACGCTGACCCGGAAGTTCCGGCAGGAGACCGGCGTCACCCCGATGCAGTGGCTCACCCAGCAGCGGTTGCAGTACGCACGCCGGCTGCTGGAGCGCACCGACGAGCCGGTCGACCGCGTCGCGGCCAGGACCGGGTTCGGAACGGGGACCGCGATGCGGCAGCACTTCCGCGAGTCCCTCGGCGTGTCGCCACGCGCGTATCGCAACACC
- a CDS encoding DHA2 family efflux MFS transporter permease subunit: protein MCVCVTFIAIVDGAITTVALPSIARQFRLTTAALDGVVVAYPVCLAMAIPASAWLVERFGAKRVLLTALSGFLGSSLLCGAAAGLGQLVAFRALQGLSAGVLFPASASLLFSTFNSSEQVRISRYMIIPQQIAPAAAPVLGGLLVDHLSWRWVFYVNLPVGLPAVLFGVLFLSGHRGPRPGRFDLLGLLLSAAALGAVMFGVSEGPNRGWSSAGVVTALILGAVLLAATIAFELRTAEPLLKLRLFGDRLFRDTNLINLVGLVPILGAMYLGPLFLQQGQGRTALESGTSTFPEAFGVLLTVQVVGVLYARTGPRVIVGCGLAGVSAVLLLFATCDEHTGLWTFRGYMFLLGLAMGGVFMPTTVASLATVARPDLAQASTLNTVVRQTGGALAPAVVTMALVMSTPSAAAADPPVTAYQHAYLALAAIAAVTAVFAFTVPDGPARAAARGTTVASRSTPFRRQRENAG from the coding sequence ATGTGCGTCTGCGTGACGTTCATCGCGATCGTCGACGGAGCCATCACCACGGTGGCGCTCCCGTCGATCGCCCGGCAGTTCCGGCTGACCACCGCCGCCCTGGACGGAGTGGTCGTGGCCTATCCGGTCTGCCTGGCCATGGCCATCCCGGCCTCGGCCTGGCTGGTCGAACGGTTCGGCGCCAAACGCGTCCTGCTCACCGCACTGTCCGGCTTCCTCGGCTCCTCACTGCTGTGCGGCGCGGCCGCCGGCCTCGGCCAACTGGTCGCCTTCCGCGCGCTCCAGGGACTGTCCGCCGGAGTCCTCTTCCCCGCCTCGGCCTCCTTGCTCTTCTCCACCTTCAACTCCTCGGAGCAGGTGCGGATCTCCCGATACATGATCATCCCCCAGCAGATCGCCCCGGCTGCCGCCCCCGTACTCGGCGGCCTGCTGGTGGACCACCTGTCCTGGCGCTGGGTCTTCTACGTCAACCTGCCGGTGGGCCTGCCGGCCGTACTGTTCGGGGTGCTGTTCCTGTCGGGGCACCGCGGCCCCCGGCCCGGCCGCTTCGACCTGCTCGGACTGTTGCTGAGCGCGGCGGCCCTGGGCGCCGTCATGTTCGGTGTCAGCGAAGGCCCCAACCGCGGCTGGTCCTCGGCCGGTGTGGTCACCGCCCTGATACTCGGCGCGGTCCTGCTCGCCGCCACCATCGCCTTCGAACTTCGTACCGCCGAGCCCCTGTTGAAGCTCCGCCTCTTCGGGGACCGGCTCTTCAGGGACACCAACCTCATCAATCTGGTCGGTCTGGTGCCGATCCTGGGCGCCATGTACCTGGGCCCGCTGTTTCTCCAACAGGGACAGGGCCGCACCGCCCTGGAGTCCGGCACCAGCACCTTCCCCGAGGCCTTCGGCGTCCTGCTGACCGTTCAGGTCGTCGGGGTCCTCTACGCGAGGACCGGCCCCCGGGTCATCGTCGGCTGCGGCCTGGCCGGTGTCAGCGCGGTCCTGCTGCTCTTCGCCACCTGCGACGAGCACACCGGCCTGTGGACCTTCCGCGGCTACATGTTCCTGCTCGGCCTCGCCATGGGCGGCGTCTTCATGCCGACCACGGTGGCCTCACTGGCGACCGTCGCGCGACCGGACCTGGCCCAGGCGTCCACGCTGAACACCGTCGTCCGCCAGACCGGGGGCGCCCTCGCACCGGCGGTGGTGACCATGGCCCTGGTCATGAGCACCCCCTCGGCGGCCGCGGCGGACCCGCCCGTCACGGCCTACCAGCACGCCTACCTGGCCCTGGCCGCGATCGCGGCGGTGACCGCGGTCTTCGCCTTCACGGTCCCCGACGGCCCGGCCCGCGCCGCGGCCCGCGGCACCACCGTCGCGAGCCGGTCCACGCCCTTCCGGCGCCAGAGGGAGAACGCCGGCTAG
- a CDS encoding MarR family winged helix-turn-helix transcriptional regulator yields MAVQGSSDILVDELYETTHQLRRFVESRLRAGGASVARLRALRMLARAQQPLRMRDLSEMTGVAARTTTSIVDSLERDGLVERVRHPEDRRAFLLRLTDKGRRCHREAEEVDRLALAEATADLSAEDRAELRALLARIREATA; encoded by the coding sequence ATGGCAGTACAGGGCAGCAGCGACATCCTGGTCGACGAGCTCTACGAGACGACGCACCAACTGCGCCGCTTCGTGGAGTCCCGGCTGCGGGCGGGCGGCGCCTCGGTCGCCCGGCTCCGCGCACTGCGGATGCTCGCGCGGGCGCAGCAGCCTCTGCGGATGCGCGACCTGAGCGAGATGACGGGGGTCGCGGCACGGACCACGACCAGCATCGTCGACAGTCTGGAGCGCGACGGGCTGGTGGAGCGGGTGCGCCATCCGGAGGACCGCCGGGCCTTCCTGCTCCGCCTCACCGACAAGGGCCGGCGGTGTCACCGCGAAGCGGAGGAGGTGGACCGCCTCGCGCTGGCCGAAGCCACGGCCGACCTGAGCGCGGAGGACCGCGCCGAACTGCGGGCCCTGCTCGCACGGATCCGCGAGGCCACGGCCTGA
- a CDS encoding multicopper oxidase domain-containing protein, which produces MDRRGFNRRALLGGAAVATSLSLLPQSAAADVPARTAPAGGEVKHIKLYAEKLADGQMGYGLEKGKATIPGPLIELNEGDTLHIEFENTMDVPASLHVHGLNYEFSSDGTKLSRSDVEPGGTRTYTWRTHAPGRRKDGTWRSGSAGYWHYHDHVVGTEHGTGGIRKGLYGPVIVRRRGDVLPDRTYTIVFNDMTINNRQPHSGPDFEATVGDRVEFVMITHGEYYHTFHLHGHRWADNRTGLLTGPDDPSQVVDNKIVGPADSFGFQVVAGEGVGAGAWMYHCHVQSHSDMGMVGLFLVKKADGTIPGYEPHDHDPAH; this is translated from the coding sequence ATGGACAGACGCGGCTTCAACCGGCGGGCGCTGCTGGGCGGCGCGGCCGTCGCGACATCGTTGTCCCTGCTGCCGCAGTCCGCCGCGGCGGACGTCCCGGCCCGGACGGCTCCGGCCGGGGGCGAGGTGAAACACATCAAGCTCTACGCCGAGAAGCTCGCCGACGGGCAGATGGGCTATGGCTTGGAGAAGGGCAAGGCGACGATTCCCGGCCCGCTGATCGAGCTCAACGAGGGCGACACACTGCACATCGAGTTCGAGAACACCATGGACGTACCGGCCAGTCTGCACGTCCACGGCCTCAACTACGAGTTCTCCAGCGACGGAACGAAGCTGAGCAGGAGCGACGTCGAACCGGGCGGCACCCGCACCTACACCTGGCGCACCCATGCACCAGGCCGCCGCAAGGACGGCACCTGGCGGTCGGGCAGCGCGGGCTATTGGCACTACCACGACCATGTCGTCGGCACCGAACACGGCACCGGCGGCATCCGCAAGGGCCTCTACGGACCGGTGATCGTCCGGCGCAGGGGAGACGTGCTGCCGGACCGGACGTACACCATCGTCTTCAACGACATGACGATCAACAACCGGCAGCCGCACTCCGGGCCCGACTTCGAGGCCACCGTGGGCGACCGGGTGGAGTTCGTCATGATCACGCACGGCGAGTACTACCACACCTTCCACCTGCACGGTCATCGCTGGGCGGACAACCGCACGGGCTTGCTCACCGGGCCGGACGACCCGAGCCAGGTCGTCGACAACAAGATCGTCGGTCCGGCCGACTCCTTCGGCTTCCAGGTCGTCGCGGGGGAGGGCGTGGGAGCGGGCGCGTGGATGTACCACTGCCATGTGCAGAGCCACTCCGACATGGGGATGGTGGGGCTGTTCCTGGTGAAGAAGGCGGACGGAACGATCCCCGGGTACGAGCCGCACGACCACGATCCCGCGCACTGA